The segment CTTCGTCCGGGTGTTCTACGAGAAGGTGCTCTGAACCCGCCTAGCCCACGATCTCCAGCGCCCGGAGCGCCACGGCGACGTCGAGACGCAGGTGGGGGTCGGTGGCGACGGGACCGAGGATCCGCTGCAGCTTGCCGACGCGGTAGCGCATCGTGTTGTAGTGGAAGAACTGGGCGCGGGCCGCCTCGGCCACGTTGAAGTTGGTGTCGAGCAGCACCTGGAGCGTCTCGCGGAGGTCCGCGGCCTCGGGCGTGCGCTCGGCGAGCGGGCCGAGGACGTCGGCGGCGAACGACGTCAGCTCGGCGCTGTCGGGGACGAGGGCGAGCAGCCGGTGGAGGCCGAGCTGGTCGAAGCGGGTCACCGATCCCCCGCCGTGCACCCGGCGACCGATCTCGACGGCGCGCTGCGCCTGGCGGAACGCCTCGGGCAGCTCGCCGAGCCCGTGGGAGACGCGGCTGACGCCGGCCGAGAAGGCGATCCGGCCGCCGCCGCGGTCACCACGCACGGCGGCGATGATCCGGTCCACGACGACGTGCGCGTCGGTGGGGTCGGCCGGGTCGACGGGCACCAGGGTCACCACCTCGCGGCTGAACGCGACCGACGCGATCGTGGGGTCGACCGTCGCCGAGACCTGCCGCCACGCGTGGGCGAAGCGGTCCTGCCAGGCCCGCCGGTCCTCCGGGTCGGGAGCGAGGGAGGCGATCGCGTCGGGGTCGAGCACCGCGACCACGACCATCACCGGGCGGTCGAGGTGCCAGCCGAACGCCTGCGCGTGCTCGGCGACGTACTCGTCCTCGCCGGCCCGGTCGAGGAACACGTCGCGCAGGAAGTCGCCGCGGTACTTGTTCTCCACCGCCGT is part of the Nocardioides cavernae genome and harbors:
- a CDS encoding PucR family transcriptional regulator, producing MHQDLISDPEAVAALERADALHTALTHIVLEGGDLAAIAEAVGNALGCGVVFTSTDGRERAAHLDDVQRAALADAELLDPTGRVRVERIDPEGTAAGKGEALVRRVVAAGVDLARLVALRPDGKIHSSDVQALERAAIVAALLVTRVEAITAVENKYRGDFLRDVFLDRAGEDEYVAEHAQAFGWHLDRPVMVVVAVLDPDAIASLAPDPEDRRAWQDRFAHAWRQVSATVDPTIASVAFSREVVTLVPVDPADPTDAHVVVDRIIAAVRGDRGGGRIAFSAGVSRVSHGLGELPEAFRQAQRAVEIGRRVHGGGSVTRFDQLGLHRLLALVPDSAELTSFAADVLGPLAERTPEAADLRETLQVLLDTNFNVAEAARAQFFHYNTMRYRVGKLQRILGPVATDPHLRLDVAVALRALEIVG